A genomic stretch from Desulfotignum balticum DSM 7044 includes:
- a CDS encoding FAD-binding oxidoreductase, which produces MSLDDAVYRLLKKRVGDAQITRNPEDRVCYSYDAAPGQSFMPDAVVFPESEAQVADIMRLAWEKRIPVIPRGSGSGMTGGAVPVQGGLVMAMTRMNRILDIDTDNFIASVEPGVIVADLHTAVENKGLFYPPDPASSAVCTIGGNVGECAGGPRAVKYGVTRDYVLGLGAVMPNGDIIHTGVCTAKGVAGYDLTRLIVGSEGTLAIVTRITLRLLPKPAYVATMAVCFDDMGKAARTVSGIMRRAVIPRCVEYLDEASLALVRNQLQSDLPEQTRALLILELDGDETLVKSQTEQIRAFCLQSGALDIRMASDPVQAAAIWQARKALSPTLYQIASQKLNEDIVVPISKIPDMVSHIQTLQQESGLTIVSFGHAGDGNIHCNIMYDKTDAAQVKQAHNAVDKLFAATLALGGTITGEHGVGLTKKGYLSWEIGEKEQAIMKQIKAVFDPRQILNPGKIFS; this is translated from the coding sequence ATGAGCCTGGATGATGCGGTTTATCGACTCCTGAAAAAACGGGTGGGAGATGCGCAGATCACCCGGAATCCGGAAGACCGGGTCTGCTATTCCTATGATGCGGCCCCGGGGCAGTCCTTTATGCCCGATGCGGTCGTGTTTCCGGAATCGGAAGCCCAGGTGGCGGATATCATGCGCCTGGCCTGGGAAAAACGGATTCCCGTCATTCCCCGGGGCAGCGGTTCCGGCATGACCGGCGGGGCCGTGCCGGTCCAGGGAGGACTGGTCATGGCCATGACCCGCATGAACCGGATACTGGACATTGACACGGACAATTTTATCGCTTCTGTGGAACCGGGAGTGATTGTGGCGGATCTGCATACGGCTGTGGAAAACAAAGGGCTGTTTTATCCGCCGGATCCGGCCAGTTCTGCCGTGTGTACCATCGGCGGGAATGTGGGGGAATGTGCCGGCGGTCCCAGGGCCGTGAAATACGGGGTAACCCGGGATTATGTGCTCGGGCTTGGCGCCGTGATGCCCAACGGGGATATCATCCACACGGGGGTGTGCACGGCCAAGGGGGTGGCCGGGTATGACCTGACCCGGCTGATTGTGGGATCGGAAGGCACGCTGGCCATTGTCACCCGGATCACGCTGAGGTTGTTGCCGAAACCGGCATACGTGGCCACCATGGCGGTTTGTTTTGATGACATGGGAAAGGCGGCCCGAACCGTGTCAGGCATCATGCGCCGGGCCGTGATTCCCCGGTGTGTGGAATATCTGGATGAAGCCTCCCTTGCCCTGGTCAGAAATCAGCTGCAATCGGATCTGCCGGAACAGACAAGAGCCCTGCTGATTCTGGAACTGGACGGGGATGAAACACTGGTGAAATCCCAGACCGAACAGATCCGGGCTTTTTGTCTGCAATCCGGTGCTTTGGATATTCGCATGGCTTCGGACCCGGTTCAGGCAGCCGCCATATGGCAGGCCAGAAAAGCGTTGTCTCCCACGCTGTATCAAATTGCCAGCCAGAAACTGAACGAAGATATTGTGGTGCCCATATCAAAAATTCCCGACATGGTGTCGCATATCCAGACCCTTCAGCAGGAATCCGGCCTGACCATTGTCAGTTTCGGCCATGCCGGAGACGGCAATATCCATTGCAATATCATGTATGACAAAACCGATGCCGCCCAGGTGAAACAGGCCCATAACGCTGTGGACAAACTGTTTGCCGCAACCCTGGCCCTGGGGGGAACCATCACGGGTGAACATGGGGTGGGGCTGACCAAAAAAGGGTATCTGTCCTGGGAGATCGGAGAAAAAGAACAGGCCATCATGAAGCAGATCAAGGCGGTATTTGATCCCCGGCAGATTTTGAATCCGGGTAAAATTTTTTCCTGA
- the dnaA gene encoding chromosomal replication initiator protein DnaA: MNNTMDKFWAQVKSQIKKSIPDHSYRMWVDPLEVLTFQEDRLCLSTPNEFFIKRLKDNYLGLFEQEFHKLGQPVRIEFKTKTPPKTPGHVPGNQVGKGKSKKTDLAQASLPGFDPRFNGGRLLKKGYTFDDFVVGDNSSFAYSASLSLAQGNMNGAGMLYLLGKTGLGKSHLSQAVGHHVITHHTALRVYYVTAEDFTNEMIYALRNNTIESFKEKYRKKCEVLILEDVHFLAGKKAIQKELAVTLDYLLDANRKIIFSGCDLPDDIPKLDDQLKSRLTMGLVTEIKAPDFKTRVKILRKKSKNLNCLIPDSVTEYIAQELCDDVRQLESGLFGVAAKGQLLGRHIDIELAKSVLANIRKHQKRITIDGIKKLVCKEYDITEQDLISKSRKKHIVKPRQVAIFLSRKYTDQPIKKIGSSFKRYHATAIYSVNAVEKELQHKGVLYEQIRYLSKKIESGKF, translated from the coding sequence GTGAATAATACCATGGATAAATTCTGGGCACAGGTCAAATCTCAAATCAAGAAATCAATTCCGGATCACAGTTACAGGATGTGGGTAGACCCGCTTGAAGTCCTGACCTTTCAGGAGGATCGGCTGTGTCTGTCCACCCCGAATGAATTTTTTATCAAGCGGTTGAAGGACAATTATCTGGGGTTGTTTGAGCAGGAATTTCATAAACTGGGACAACCGGTCCGGATCGAGTTCAAAACAAAAACGCCCCCCAAAACACCCGGCCATGTGCCCGGGAACCAGGTGGGAAAAGGAAAATCAAAAAAAACCGATCTGGCTCAGGCCAGTCTGCCCGGGTTTGATCCACGGTTCAACGGCGGCCGGCTGCTTAAAAAAGGGTATACATTTGATGATTTCGTGGTCGGAGACAACTCCAGTTTTGCCTATTCCGCGTCTTTGTCTTTGGCCCAGGGGAACATGAACGGGGCGGGCATGCTGTATCTTCTGGGTAAAACCGGGTTAGGTAAAAGCCATTTGTCCCAGGCCGTGGGACACCATGTCATCACCCATCATACAGCGTTGCGGGTATATTATGTGACAGCGGAAGATTTTACCAATGAAATGATATATGCCCTGAGAAATAACACCATTGAATCATTCAAGGAAAAATACCGCAAAAAATGTGAAGTCCTGATTTTAGAAGATGTCCATTTTCTGGCCGGTAAAAAAGCCATTCAAAAAGAACTGGCCGTGACCCTGGACTATCTGCTGGATGCCAACCGGAAAATTATATTTTCAGGATGTGATCTGCCCGATGATATTCCCAAACTGGATGATCAGCTTAAATCCCGATTGACTATGGGGCTTGTGACGGAAATCAAAGCACCGGATTTTAAAACCCGGGTGAAAATTTTAAGAAAAAAATCAAAAAACCTCAATTGTCTGATCCCTGACTCGGTCACGGAATATATTGCCCAGGAATTATGCGATGATGTCAGACAGCTGGAAAGCGGTCTGTTCGGTGTGGCAGCCAAAGGACAGCTGCTGGGCCGGCACATTGATATTGAGCTGGCAAAAAGCGTGCTGGCCAATATCCGCAAGCATCAGAAACGCATCACCATCGACGGGATCAAGAAACTGGTGTGTAAGGAATATGATATCACGGAGCAGGATCTGATATCAAAATCCCGGAAAAAACACATTGTCAAACCCCGGCAGGTGGCAATTTTTCTGTCCAGAAAATATACGGATCAACCCATCAAAAAAATCGGTTCCAGTTTCAAGCGGTACCATGCCACAGCCATTTATTCAGTGAATGCCGTGGAAAAGGAACTTCAGCACAAAGGGGTGCTGTATGAACAGATCCGGTATCTGTCAAAAAAAATTGAATCAGGTAAATTTTAA